A genomic segment from Sulfitobacter mediterraneus encodes:
- the queG gene encoding tRNA epoxyqueuosine(34) reductase QueG — protein sequence MDLKARLVDQALTEGFVSCRLCKPWDVPEMPDRLAAFVAAGYHGQMGWMEERMHWRGNPAALWPEAKTVIMLAESYAPEQDPLAVLEHPEKAAISVYAQGRDYHDVVKKRLKRLARWLIEQEPCEVKVFVDTAPVPEKALAQASGLGWQGKHTNVLSREWGNWGFLGSVFTTLDLPADAPEIDHCGSCRACQDICPTDAFVAPYQLDPRRCISYLTIEHDGPVDLELREKMGNRIYGCDDCLAICPWNKFAPPVSDDRYHGAHVEAADLADLASLDDAAFRLRFSGSPIKRIGRNRFVRNVLYAIGNSGVPALHPAASALRDDADPTVAEAARWAMARLTAG from the coding sequence ATGGATCTGAAAGCACGATTGGTGGATCAGGCTCTGACCGAGGGGTTTGTGAGCTGTCGGTTGTGCAAACCCTGGGATGTGCCCGAAATGCCGGACAGATTGGCGGCGTTTGTTGCTGCGGGCTATCATGGGCAGATGGGCTGGATGGAAGAACGGATGCATTGGCGCGGCAATCCTGCTGCCCTTTGGCCCGAGGCCAAGACAGTGATTATGCTGGCCGAATCCTATGCGCCGGAACAAGATCCACTGGCCGTACTGGAGCATCCTGAAAAGGCCGCGATATCGGTCTATGCGCAGGGGCGCGACTATCATGATGTGGTCAAGAAACGACTGAAACGATTGGCGCGGTGGTTGATTGAACAAGAGCCATGCGAGGTGAAGGTGTTTGTCGACACTGCCCCGGTTCCGGAAAAGGCATTGGCGCAGGCATCGGGACTGGGCTGGCAAGGTAAACACACCAATGTCTTGAGCCGGGAGTGGGGAAACTGGGGCTTTCTAGGGTCTGTATTCACCACTCTGGACTTGCCTGCGGATGCGCCGGAGATTGACCACTGCGGATCGTGCCGCGCCTGTCAGGATATTTGCCCAACGGATGCCTTTGTTGCCCCCTATCAGCTCGATCCGCGGCGGTGCATCTCGTATCTGACAATTGAACATGATGGGCCGGTTGATCTTGAGTTGCGCGAAAAGATGGGCAACCGGATCTATGGCTGTGATGATTGCCTGGCGATCTGTCCTTGGAACAAATTTGCACCCCCGGTGAGTGATGACAGATATCATGGGGCGCATGTGGAAGCTGCAGATCTGGCGGATTTGGCCAGCTTGGACGATGCAGCATTCCGTTTGCGGTTTTCCGGGTCGCCGATCAAACGGATCGGGCGAAACCGATTTGTGCGCAATGTCCTTTACGCCATCGGAAATTCCGGCGTCCCGGCCCTGCACCCTGCGGCCTCGGCATTGCGGGACGACGCGGATCCCACCGTGGCGGAGGCGGCCCGTTGGGCGATGGCGCGGTTGACCGCCGGGTGA
- a CDS encoding GFA family protein yields MAEVQHLSGHCLCGAVKITATASNPILRACHCDMCRQHTSGMFVSISADPDSITVDGPAKSFRSSEWAERGFCPECGSTLWYGTVHDGVKNLSAGLFKGAADAPMKLEFFADNCPQGYALAGTHKKLSTQDTIALFAPQEGEA; encoded by the coding sequence ATGGCCGAGGTGCAACATCTTTCAGGACATTGCCTCTGCGGCGCGGTCAAGATCACCGCAACTGCCAGCAATCCGATCCTGAGGGCCTGCCACTGCGATATGTGCCGTCAGCATACATCGGGCATGTTCGTGTCCATCTCCGCTGATCCGGACAGCATTACAGTGGACGGTCCGGCCAAGAGTTTTCGGTCTTCAGAATGGGCGGAGCGTGGCTTTTGCCCCGAATGTGGCTCAACCCTTTGGTACGGAACGGTCCATGACGGGGTCAAGAACCTCTCTGCTGGCCTGTTCAAAGGGGCGGCAGACGCCCCGATGAAGCTTGAGTTTTTCGCCGACAATTGCCCGCAGGGATATGCCCTTGCCGGAACGCACAAGAAACTATCGACACAAGACACAATTGCGCTGTTTGCGCCGCAAGAAGGAGAAGCCTGA
- the gltB gene encoding glutamate synthase large subunit produces the protein MTKYDDAWVAREEAKRAMMAEQGLYSPEEEHSSCGVGLVVNIDGKKSRDVVLNGIKALKAIWHRGAVDADGKTGDGAGIHVQIPVPFFYDQVRRTGHTPREDEMIAVGQVFLPRTDFGAQETCRTIVETEVLRMGYYIYGWRHVPVDVSVLGEKANATRPEIEQILISNTKGVDEETFERELYVIRRRIEKAASAAHVPTLYLASLSCRSIIYKGMMLAEQVAEFYPDLKDDRFVSAFAIYHQRYSTNTFPQWWLAQPFRMLAHNGEINTLRGNLNWMKSHEIRMASNAFGDMAEDIKPIVPAGSSDSAALDSVFEALVRAGRNAPMAKTMLVPESWSKQAVELPQAWRDMYSYCNSVMEPWDGPAALAMTDGRWVCAGLDRNGLRPMRYVVTADGMLIAGSEAGMVPLDEANVTFKGALGPGQIIAVDMTDGKLYHDTEVKDQLAASQPFGEWVGKIVELDTPLSKVTEKPLFSGNELRRRQVAAGYSIEDLEQILAPMAEDGKETLASMGDDTPSAVLSKQYRPLSHFFRQNFSQVTNPPIDSLREFRVMSLKTRFGNLKNVLDEDSSQTEILVLDSPFVGNAQFDELFSHFNADVVTIDCTFEPGGSNLSAGLARIRDEAEDAVRSGAGHLVLTDQGSNEHRAAMPMILATSAVHSHLTRKGLRTFTSLNVRSAECVDPHYFAVLIGCGATVVNAYLAEDSLADRIERGLLDLSLTQAIGRYREAIDQGLLKIMAKMGISVISSYRGGLNFEAVGLSRAMCAEYFPGMTSRISGIGVTGIQRKAEAVHAKGWQGDGVVLPIGGFYKARKSGETHAWEASSMHLLQMACNRASYEMWKQYSAKMQSNPPIHLRDLLDIKPLGAPIGLEEVESITSIRKRFVTPGMSLGALSPEAHKTLNVAMNRIGAKSDSGEGGEDPAHFVPEPNGDNPSAKIKQVASGRFGVTAEYLNQCEELEIKVAQGAKPGEGGQLPGMKVTDLIARLRHSTKGVTLISPPPHHDIYSIEDLAQLIYDLKQINPRCKVTVKLVASSGVGTIAAGVAKAKADIILISGHNGGTGASPATSIKYAGLPWEMGLTEAHQVLSMNNLRDRVTLRTDGGLRTGRDIVMAAMLGAEEYGIGTAALIAMGCIMVRQCQSNTCPVGVCTQDEALRDKFTGNADKVVNLITFYASEVREILASIGARSLDDVIGRADLLTQVSRGSAHLDDLDLNPLLITVDGAHNNVYDRDKPRNAVLDTLDAQIVRDAARFLEDGEKMQLSYAVQNTHRTVGTRISSHIVRKFGMNNALQRDHLTVKLTGSAGQSLGAFIAPGLKLEVSGDANDYVGKGLSGGTIVVRPPMSSPVVASENTIIGNTVLYGATAGYLFAAGRAGERFAVRNSGAKVVIEGCGSNGCEYMTGGVAVILGEVGANFAAGMTGGMAYLYDPDGQALPLMNRETIVVGPVSVDHWQVILEELLEQHLAETGSRKAAEILQHWETERHNFIQICPKEMLPHLPAPLGYEDAAMPAE, from the coding sequence ATGACCAAATATGATGATGCATGGGTGGCCCGCGAAGAAGCAAAACGCGCGATGATGGCAGAGCAGGGCCTCTATAGCCCTGAGGAAGAGCATTCATCCTGTGGCGTTGGTCTTGTGGTGAACATTGACGGGAAAAAGTCCCGTGACGTGGTGCTTAACGGAATCAAAGCGCTCAAGGCGATCTGGCACCGCGGCGCGGTGGATGCGGATGGCAAAACCGGTGATGGCGCGGGCATCCACGTGCAGATCCCGGTTCCCTTCTTTTATGATCAGGTGCGCCGTACCGGCCATACGCCTCGCGAAGACGAAATGATCGCGGTTGGGCAGGTGTTCTTGCCCCGCACGGATTTTGGCGCACAGGAAACATGCCGGACTATTGTGGAAACCGAAGTTCTGCGCATGGGATACTACATCTATGGTTGGCGCCATGTGCCCGTTGATGTTTCGGTCTTGGGCGAAAAGGCCAACGCGACCCGTCCTGAGATCGAACAAATTCTGATTTCAAACACCAAGGGTGTGGATGAGGAAACCTTTGAGCGCGAACTTTATGTGATCCGCCGCCGGATTGAAAAAGCGGCCAGCGCCGCGCATGTGCCGACGCTCTATCTGGCGTCGCTGTCCTGCCGGTCGATCATTTATAAAGGCATGATGCTGGCCGAGCAGGTTGCAGAGTTCTATCCGGACCTGAAAGACGACCGTTTCGTCAGCGCCTTTGCGATCTATCACCAGCGTTATTCAACCAACACCTTCCCGCAGTGGTGGCTGGCACAGCCGTTCCGCATGTTGGCGCACAACGGTGAAATCAACACGCTGCGCGGCAACTTGAACTGGATGAAATCGCACGAGATCCGAATGGCATCGAATGCCTTTGGCGACATGGCAGAGGATATCAAACCCATTGTTCCTGCCGGATCTTCGGACTCTGCCGCATTAGACTCTGTTTTCGAGGCATTGGTGCGCGCCGGTCGTAATGCGCCAATGGCAAAAACCATGCTGGTGCCGGAAAGCTGGTCCAAGCAAGCGGTTGAGCTGCCGCAGGCGTGGCGCGACATGTATTCCTATTGCAACTCCGTAATGGAACCTTGGGATGGTCCTGCTGCATTGGCGATGACCGATGGCCGCTGGGTGTGCGCCGGCCTCGACCGGAATGGGCTGCGTCCGATGCGCTACGTGGTCACCGCTGATGGGATGCTGATTGCCGGGTCCGAGGCGGGCATGGTGCCGTTGGACGAAGCAAATGTGACCTTCAAAGGGGCGCTAGGACCCGGTCAAATCATTGCCGTCGATATGACCGACGGCAAATTGTACCACGATACAGAGGTCAAGGATCAACTGGCGGCGTCACAGCCTTTTGGTGAATGGGTCGGCAAAATCGTCGAACTTGACACGCCGCTGTCCAAAGTGACGGAAAAACCGCTGTTTTCCGGGAATGAGTTGCGCCGCCGTCAGGTGGCAGCAGGCTATTCCATCGAAGACTTGGAACAGATTCTCGCGCCGATGGCCGAAGACGGCAAAGAAACGTTGGCCTCGATGGGCGACGACACACCCTCTGCGGTTCTGTCCAAGCAATATCGCCCATTAAGCCATTTCTTCCGCCAGAACTTCAGCCAGGTGACCAACCCGCCCATCGACAGCCTGCGTGAATTCCGGGTGATGAGCCTTAAGACGCGGTTCGGAAACCTTAAAAACGTGCTGGACGAAGACAGCAGCCAAACCGAGATTTTGGTGTTGGACAGCCCGTTTGTCGGCAATGCGCAGTTTGATGAATTGTTCAGCCATTTCAACGCGGATGTGGTCACCATCGACTGCACGTTCGAGCCTGGCGGCAGCAACCTGAGCGCAGGTTTGGCCCGCATTAGAGACGAAGCAGAAGACGCTGTGCGTTCCGGCGCTGGGCATTTGGTTTTGACCGATCAAGGCAGCAACGAGCACCGCGCCGCGATGCCGATGATCCTCGCCACCAGCGCGGTTCATAGCCACCTGACCCGCAAAGGCTTGCGCACCTTTACCTCCCTCAATGTACGGTCTGCGGAATGTGTTGATCCGCATTACTTTGCCGTGCTGATTGGTTGTGGCGCGACCGTGGTCAACGCTTATCTGGCAGAGGATTCATTGGCCGACCGGATTGAACGCGGCTTGTTGGATCTGTCTCTAACACAGGCAATTGGCCGCTACCGCGAGGCAATTGACCAAGGTTTGCTCAAGATCATGGCGAAGATGGGGATCTCTGTGATTTCCTCCTATCGCGGCGGTCTGAACTTTGAAGCGGTCGGATTGTCCCGTGCCATGTGCGCCGAATATTTCCCCGGCATGACCAGCCGTATCAGCGGCATTGGTGTGACCGGAATTCAGCGCAAGGCAGAGGCCGTTCACGCCAAGGGCTGGCAGGGCGATGGTGTGGTTTTGCCCATCGGTGGTTTCTACAAGGCCCGCAAATCCGGCGAGACCCACGCGTGGGAAGCGTCCTCGATGCATTTGCTGCAAATGGCCTGCAATAGAGCCTCATATGAAATGTGGAAACAATATTCGGCCAAGATGCAAAGCAACCCGCCGATCCATCTCCGCGATTTGCTGGATATCAAACCACTTGGTGCGCCGATTGGTCTGGAGGAGGTGGAGAGCATCACCTCGATCCGCAAGCGTTTCGTTACCCCGGGGATGAGCCTTGGCGCGTTGTCGCCCGAGGCGCACAAAACTCTGAACGTCGCGATGAACCGGATCGGGGCAAAATCCGACTCTGGTGAAGGGGGCGAAGATCCGGCGCACTTTGTGCCAGAGCCAAATGGCGACAACCCAAGTGCCAAGATCAAACAGGTGGCATCGGGCCGTTTTGGTGTGACCGCGGAATATCTAAACCAATGTGAAGAGCTTGAGATCAAGGTCGCCCAAGGTGCCAAGCCCGGCGAGGGTGGTCAGCTGCCCGGCATGAAGGTGACAGATCTGATCGCGCGTCTGCGGCATTCGACCAAGGGTGTAACCTTGATTTCACCGCCGCCGCACCACGACATCTATTCCATCGAAGACCTTGCGCAACTGATCTATGATCTCAAACAGATCAACCCGCGCTGCAAGGTGACGGTGAAACTGGTTGCCTCGTCTGGTGTTGGGACCATCGCGGCAGGTGTGGCCAAAGCCAAGGCGGACATCATCCTGATTTCCGGTCACAACGGTGGCACAGGTGCGTCCCCCGCGACCTCGATCAAATATGCGGGTCTGCCGTGGGAAATGGGCCTGACAGAGGCACATCAGGTTCTGTCGATGAACAACCTGCGGGATCGTGTGACCCTGCGGACGGATGGCGGGCTGCGCACGGGCCGCGATATTGTGATGGCCGCGATGCTGGGCGCCGAAGAATACGGTATCGGCACCGCCGCATTGATTGCCATGGGCTGTATCATGGTGCGCCAGTGTCAGAGCAATACCTGCCCCGTGGGTGTCTGTACCCAGGATGAGGCGTTGCGCGACAAGTTTACCGGGAATGCGGACAAGGTTGTAAACCTGATTACCTTCTACGCCAGTGAAGTGCGCGAAATTCTGGCCAGCATCGGTGCGCGGTCTTTGGATGACGTGATCGGACGTGCGGATTTGCTCACGCAGGTCAGCCGTGGTTCGGCGCATCTGGATGATCTGGATCTGAACCCGCTGTTGATCACTGTCGATGGCGCGCACAACAACGTCTATGACCGTGACAAGCCGCGCAATGCGGTTCTGGATACGCTTGACGCGCAGATCGTGCGTGACGCCGCGCGATTCCTGGAAGATGGCGAGAAGATGCAGTTGAGCTATGCGGTACAGAACACCCACCGAACGGTCGGCACCCGCATATCCAGCCACATTGTCCGCAAATTTGGGATGAACAACGCCCTGCAACGTGATCACTTGACGGTCAAGCTGACCGGTTCTGCCGGGCAATCCCTTGGTGCGTTCATCGCGCCGGGGCTCAAGCTTGAGGTGTCAGGCGATGCCAACGACTATGTCGGCAAGGGCCTGTCGGGCGGCACGATTGTCGTGCGTCCGCCCATGTCCAGTCCGGTTGTGGCGTCCGAGAATACGATCATCGGCAATACCGTGCTCTATGGTGCGACCGCAGGCTATCTGTTTGCGGCGGGCCGAGCCGGCGAACGGTTTGCTGTGCGCAACTCCGGTGCCAAAGTGGTCATTGAGGGCTGTGGCAGCAACGGCTGCGAGTATATGACAGGCGGTGTGGCCGTTATCCTGGGTGAAGTCGGAGCCAACTTTGCCGCCGGGATGACGGGTGGCATGGCCTATCTTTATGATCCTGACGGGCAAGCCTTGCCCCTGATGAACCGCGAGACAATTGTGGTTGGACCGGTGTCTGTAGATCATTGGCAAGTGATTCTCGAAGAGCTGCTGGAGCAACATCTTGCAGAAACCGGAAGCCGCAAAGCCGCAGAAATTCTTCAGCACTGGGAGACCGAGCGCCACAATTTCATTCAGATTTGCCCCAAGGAAATGCTGCCTCATCTGCCTGCACCTCTTGGCTATGAAGACGCCGCAATGCCAGCAGAATAA
- a CDS encoding NAD(P)-dependent oxidoreductase — protein MAKQPMLKFVSVERDMPEKRPPDLRRTDFQEIYAEYADAKAKEQSSRCSQCGVPYCQSHCPLHNNIPDWLRLTAEGRLQEAYEVSQATNTFPEICGRICPQDRLCEGNCVIEQSGHGTVTIGSVEKYITDTAWENGWVQPITPKAERTESVGIIGAGPGGLAAADVLRRAGVQVTIYDRYDRAGGLLTYGIPGFKLEKDVVMRRNDQLAEGGVTFELNCDVGRDISFADIRAKHDAVIIATGVYKTREIQAPGVGGLGVERAIDFLTASNRKSFGDTVEEFESGRLNAKGKRVVVIGGGDTAMDCVRTSIRQGATSVKCLYRRDRANMPGSQREVANAEEEGVVFEWLSAPKGFVGDPVTGVMVQKMRLGAPDATGRQSPEVMEGADYIEEADLVITALGFEPENLPTLWNEPELPVNRWGTVKADYITGATALDGVYAVGDIVRGASLVVWAIKDGRDCAEAILAQLGDSAAIAAE, from the coding sequence ATGGCCAAGCAACCTATGCTGAAATTTGTAAGCGTTGAACGGGATATGCCTGAGAAACGGCCCCCGGATTTGCGTCGCACAGATTTTCAGGAGATCTATGCCGAATATGCGGATGCAAAAGCCAAAGAGCAATCCAGCCGCTGTAGCCAATGTGGCGTGCCCTATTGCCAGAGCCATTGTCCGCTGCACAACAACATTCCCGATTGGCTGCGGCTGACCGCCGAGGGGCGTCTGCAAGAGGCCTATGAGGTGTCGCAGGCCACCAACACCTTCCCCGAAATCTGCGGGCGGATTTGTCCGCAGGACCGGCTGTGCGAAGGCAACTGCGTTATTGAACAATCCGGCCATGGCACAGTGACCATTGGATCGGTCGAGAAATATATCACCGACACCGCATGGGAAAACGGCTGGGTCCAACCGATCACGCCTAAGGCTGAGCGTACCGAAAGCGTTGGCATCATTGGCGCGGGGCCCGGCGGCCTTGCGGCGGCGGATGTGCTGCGCCGGGCGGGTGTGCAGGTCACGATCTATGACCGTTATGACCGCGCAGGCGGGCTGCTGACCTACGGCATTCCGGGGTTCAAGCTGGAAAAAGATGTGGTGATGCGCCGCAACGATCAACTGGCCGAGGGCGGCGTTACATTTGAGTTGAATTGCGATGTGGGCCGGGACATCAGCTTCGCCGATATTCGGGCCAAACATGACGCCGTAATCATCGCCACAGGTGTTTATAAAACCCGCGAAATTCAGGCCCCCGGTGTGGGTGGCCTGGGCGTAGAGCGGGCGATTGATTTTCTGACCGCGAGCAATCGCAAAAGCTTTGGCGATACCGTCGAAGAATTTGAAAGCGGCCGTCTGAACGCCAAAGGCAAGCGCGTCGTGGTTATCGGGGGCGGCGACACCGCGATGGATTGTGTGCGGACCTCGATCCGCCAGGGCGCGACCAGCGTGAAATGCTTGTACCGTCGTGACCGTGCCAACATGCCGGGCAGTCAACGTGAAGTGGCCAACGCCGAAGAAGAAGGCGTGGTATTTGAGTGGCTTTCTGCCCCCAAAGGCTTTGTTGGCGACCCTGTAACAGGTGTCATGGTCCAGAAAATGCGCCTTGGTGCACCTGATGCCACAGGCCGCCAATCCCCTGAGGTGATGGAAGGGGCCGATTATATCGAAGAGGCTGATCTGGTGATCACCGCCCTTGGATTTGAGCCGGAAAATCTGCCGACCCTCTGGAATGAGCCTGAATTGCCGGTGAACCGTTGGGGCACAGTCAAAGCGGATTACATCACCGGCGCGACAGCCCTTGATGGGGTCTATGCCGTGGGTGATATCGTTCGCGGGGCATCCTTGGTGGTGTGGGCGATCAAGGACGGGCGCGACTGTGCCGAGGCGATCCTTGCCCAGCTTGGCGATTCTGCTGCGATTGCGGCCGAATAA
- the mtgA gene encoding monofunctional biosynthetic peptidoglycan transglycosylase, whose amino-acid sequence MAKPTQKKTKPKKKKPPQRSLRQRIRRFILRSISGVFLFAVGIVVLFAVFDPPTNIYMISEGRRLGKINQTWVPMERIAPVMARSAVAAEDANYCHHWGFDLAAIKLAIADGSSRGASTISQQTVKNVYLWHGRAWLRKAMETALTPLVEAIWSKRRILEVYLNIAEFDEGVFGVEAAAQHYFGVTAADLSASQAARLAAVLPSPKSRSASKPGAYVKKRAAQVRDGAATISRDGRAACFES is encoded by the coding sequence ATGGCAAAACCGACGCAGAAAAAAACCAAACCCAAAAAGAAAAAACCGCCGCAGCGCAGTTTGCGACAGCGGATAAGACGATTCATTCTGCGCAGTATTTCAGGGGTTTTTCTCTTTGCTGTCGGAATTGTTGTTTTGTTTGCGGTCTTTGATCCGCCCACGAATATTTACATGATCTCTGAAGGGCGCAGGCTGGGCAAAATCAACCAAACTTGGGTGCCGATGGAACGTATCGCGCCTGTCATGGCGCGGTCGGCTGTGGCGGCAGAGGACGCCAACTATTGCCATCACTGGGGGTTCGATCTGGCTGCGATCAAGCTGGCTATTGCGGATGGGTCGTCGCGCGGGGCCTCTACCATCAGCCAGCAAACAGTCAAGAATGTTTACCTGTGGCATGGTCGCGCATGGCTGCGCAAAGCGATGGAGACGGCTTTGACCCCTTTGGTTGAGGCGATATGGTCCAAGCGGCGCATTCTGGAAGTCTATTTGAACATTGCCGAGTTTGATGAGGGGGTTTTTGGCGTTGAAGCTGCGGCCCAGCATTATTTTGGTGTGACCGCCGCCGATCTGTCTGCAAGCCAGGCAGCGAGACTTGCTGCGGTGCTGCCCTCGCCCAAAAGCCGATCAGCCTCAAAACCCGGCGCCTATGTAAAAAAACGCGCAGCGCAGGTCCGAGACGGAGCGGCAACAATCAGCAGGGATGGGCGTGCTGCATGTTTCGAGAGTTGA
- a CDS encoding undecaprenyl-diphosphate phosphatase encodes MDSSTTLVAAFLGLVEGLTEFIPVSSTGHLLLAGHFLGFESAGKTFEVVIQLGAVLAILTIYAGRLWSVFSTAPHDPQSRRFILSVLIAFLPAVFIGVLAHDFIKTVLFETPMLIAIMLILGGFVLLVVDRIAPEPVHDDAMRFPLPMALAIGFIQCLAMIPGVSRSGATIVGALMLGGSKRAAAEFSFFLSMPTMAGAFAYDLYKNRDVLDASAMGEIAVGFAMAFVSAVLVVRWLLGYVSKHGYALFGWWRIVVGTAAFVGLLVFG; translated from the coding sequence ATGGACAGCTCGACAACGCTGGTTGCTGCCTTTCTGGGTCTTGTTGAGGGGCTGACGGAGTTTATTCCGGTGTCCTCGACGGGGCATCTGTTGCTGGCTGGGCATTTTCTTGGGTTTGAAAGCGCCGGCAAAACCTTCGAAGTGGTGATCCAGCTGGGCGCGGTTCTGGCGATCCTGACAATCTATGCCGGACGGCTTTGGTCTGTGTTTTCCACAGCGCCGCATGATCCTCAGTCCCGTCGCTTCATTCTGTCTGTGTTGATTGCGTTCTTGCCCGCCGTGTTCATAGGCGTACTCGCCCATGACTTTATCAAAACTGTTCTGTTTGAAACGCCGATGCTGATTGCGATCATGCTGATTCTCGGTGGTTTTGTCCTGCTGGTCGTGGACCGTATCGCACCGGAGCCGGTTCATGATGACGCGATGCGCTTTCCCCTTCCGATGGCCCTTGCGATCGGGTTTATCCAATGTCTGGCGATGATCCCCGGGGTATCACGGTCTGGCGCAACCATTGTGGGGGCGCTGATGTTGGGCGGCAGCAAACGCGCGGCGGCGGAGTTTTCCTTTTTCCTGTCGATGCCAACAATGGCAGGCGCGTTTGCCTATGATCTTTATAAGAATCGTGACGTGTTGGATGCCTCCGCCATGGGTGAAATCGCAGTTGGTTTTGCGATGGCCTTTGTCAGTGCGGTTTTGGTGGTGCGGTGGCTTCTCGGTTATGTGAGCAAGCATGGTTATGCGCTTTTTGGCTGGTGGCGAATCGTCGTTGGGACAGCAGCATTTGTGGGCCTTTTGGTTTTTGGATAA
- a CDS encoding Hint domain-containing protein has translation MPTSYKDQFYTIDPGNPPASGTPVSFTRQTFTDGNDDGLIQPNVGDTFEGTQVISVWQNDSVTINVPGIGNVTYTGTTFYLDGGLPAVFTPTDGQVLQNGTFVSSTYVTNSTQMPVANTGPTCFTPGTMIRTPDGDCLIETLEVGDLVSTADHSAQPIRYILRGTFRAAGDVAPIRFAAGSIGNDAPLTVSPQHRMLITGWQAEMYFGVDEVLVAAKHLVNGDTIRQVTGGMVEYIHLVFDQHELVFGQGVPSESFFPGHVRDMEDLAAREELLMLFPDAADLTTDDMQTARCVLRGRDAQILQGHPHLLQ, from the coding sequence ATGCCGACGTCTTACAAGGATCAGTTCTACACGATCGACCCGGGCAACCCGCCCGCGTCGGGTACACCTGTTTCTTTCACCCGTCAGACATTTACGGACGGCAATGATGATGGATTGATCCAGCCGAACGTTGGCGACACCTTCGAAGGTACACAGGTCATCTCTGTATGGCAGAACGATTCAGTGACAATCAACGTGCCGGGTATTGGCAATGTGACCTACACGGGAACCACATTCTATCTTGACGGAGGGCTGCCAGCCGTCTTTACCCCGACAGATGGACAGGTGTTACAAAACGGGACGTTCGTAAGCTCGACCTATGTCACCAACAGCACGCAGATGCCGGTGGCCAACACTGGGCCCACGTGTTTCACACCCGGAACCATGATCCGGACGCCAGATGGGGATTGTTTGATCGAGACTCTGGAGGTGGGTGATCTGGTCTCTACTGCAGATCACAGCGCGCAGCCGATCCGTTACATCTTGCGTGGCACTTTTCGGGCGGCGGGCGATGTTGCGCCAATCCGGTTTGCTGCTGGCTCTATCGGCAATGATGCCCCGCTGACCGTTTCACCCCAGCACCGGATGTTGATCACCGGTTGGCAGGCCGAGATGTACTTTGGTGTGGATGAGGTGCTCGTCGCGGCCAAACATCTGGTCAACGGCGATACGATCCGGCAGGTCACTGGCGGCATGGTGGAATATATACATCTGGTGTTTGATCAGCACGAGCTGGTGTTTGGTCAGGGTGTTCCATCAGAAAGCTTCTTTCCCGGCCATGTAAGGGATATGGAAGATCTGGCTGCGCGAGAGGAGCTGTTAATGTTGTTTCCTGATGCAGCGGATTTGACCACTGACGACATGCAGACGGCACGTTGTGTCCTGCGCGGGCGTGATGCGCAGATCCTGCAAGGGCATCCGCATCTGCTGCAATAA
- the fzlA gene encoding FtsZ-binding protein FzlA, translating to MARLFHVPLSPFCRKVRLSLAEKKIEVELVEERYWEQDPDFMRRNPAGKVPVLRLDGIMMSESAPICEYIEETRPEPSLLPSDPVQRLEVRRLVSWFDDKFHAEVTSKLLYERVNKKVMKQGYPDSSNVKAGAKAIKYHLDYMAWLLDHRRWLAGDKMSLADFAAAAHLSSLDYISDVDWNRSEIVKDWYAKIKSRPAFRSILADQMPGFPPPAHYNNLDF from the coding sequence ATGGCTCGCTTGTTTCATGTCCCTCTTTCCCCTTTCTGCCGCAAAGTGCGTCTGAGCCTCGCAGAGAAAAAGATTGAAGTGGAACTGGTGGAGGAGCGCTATTGGGAACAGGATCCTGATTTCATGCGCCGCAATCCGGCAGGCAAGGTGCCGGTGCTGCGGCTGGACGGGATCATGATGTCCGAAAGTGCGCCGATCTGCGAGTATATCGAAGAGACCCGGCCTGAGCCGTCACTTTTGCCAAGCGATCCTGTACAGCGCCTTGAGGTGCGGCGGCTTGTCAGTTGGTTTGACGACAAATTCCATGCCGAGGTCACGTCGAAGCTGCTTTATGAGCGGGTGAACAAAAAGGTAATGAAGCAAGGCTATCCCGACAGCAGCAATGTCAAAGCGGGAGCCAAGGCGATAAAATATCATCTGGATTATATGGCGTGGCTGCTCGATCACCGGCGCTGGTTGGCAGGGGATAAGATGAGCCTAGCCGATTTTGCCGCTGCGGCACATCTGTCATCACTTGATTACATTTCTGACGTGGATTGGAATCGCAGCGAGATCGTCAAGGACTGGTACGCCAAGATCAAATCACGGCCTGCGTTCCGCTCTATTCTGGCTGATCAGATGCCCGGTTTCCCCCCGCCCGCGCATTACAACAACCTGGATTTCTGA